The following DNA comes from Bos indicus isolate NIAB-ARS_2022 breed Sahiwal x Tharparkar chromosome 3, NIAB-ARS_B.indTharparkar_mat_pri_1.0, whole genome shotgun sequence.
tttccttGGCTACAGCTGACCACTCCAGAGACCTGACCCTAGTGCTGAGGGGAGGACCCTGAGGGGACTAGACCCCAGCATCGTCCTGGTCCACCCCTCCCCAAAGTAGCTGGGCTGCACCCAGGGTAGGTCAGGACACCCCCATCCCCGTCTTGGGAGGGGTCGGTCATCTATCTCGGGTAGTTTTTTGGATGCGGTCCGAGgtttgtggggtcttagttcccggaccaaggatggaacccagacccTCGGCGGTGAAAACACGGAGTCCTGATCACTGGCATGCTaggtcgtttcagttgtgtctgactctgtggccccagggactgtagcccaccagggaagtctaatcaCTGGATGGCCCCGGAATTCCCGGGGGTAGATACCTTAAAGCTCAGCCGGGGTGCAGACTAGGGACCAGATCTGCCTTGTGTCCAGCAGGGTCCCCAGCATCCAGCTCAAGGGCAGAGGCTCGGGGTTCGGGCTGGCTGTGTAAGGCCTGGAGTGTGTGAGGCGCAAACAGAGCAGGCAAAGGAACAGCGGCAGGAAGAGGGGTGGGTCTGGGCTGGAAAGTTTTCGCCTGGAGAGGTGGGCGGGGTGTCCTGTTCTCCCTCCTCCCAGGACAGTTCCACCCACCCTGGTGGCCCAGCCCCTCCACTTGTGCCAAGGAATGTGCCTGGGAGaggcagcctgggaggcaggcgGGGCAGTAGAGCCGCGGCCACCCGGAGGCAGCACACAGGTCTGAGGCTGAAGGGCACGGGGCTCAGGAGGGACAGGGACCAGAACACCCCCGGGGGTGCAAGTGTAGTCGTGGAAGAGCTAGGCTTCCCCCAGTTCCTTGCCCCACCAGTGGGCATCTGGCCTTTCCCAGAATTCTTCCTAAGCTCCCTGAGTTTTCTGTGTTCAGCCCAGGCACTGGGGGCCAAGGGGCTTTTTGGCGGTGGCGGcagcggtggtggtggtgtgcCTGGGCTCTCTCTGTGCTGTCCTTTGTAAGTCAGGGTTCTTCTGAGACAGAAATTTGGGGTTAGGGACTTGGATCCAGGGTTCCTGAGGCAGCCTTCTGGCTGAGGAGGCCACTCCACTCCTGATGGATCAGTCCCTCTCCATGGGGGAACTGAGTAGCCCCAGGTTAGgctgaggaggggctggggttATGACCACCGGGGAAGCTGGGAGAGCCTCCCCAGGCCTGAAGGAAGCAGCTTGGTGGCCAGCTACCACTGCATGCATGCCTGTACACAGCCCACCCTGGGACTCAGGGATGGGGTCCAGCCTGGGCCTCGGTGAAAAGGGACCCATGGATGGGGTCAGATACCTAATTCCCCTCTGCCCTTTGTCTCCAGGTCAACGTGGAGGTGCCGGGCCACCATGCTCAGTCTCAAGCTGCCCCAACTCCTTCGAGTCCACCAGGTCCCCAGGGTGAGGGATTCACCAGCTCCTACTTCCCAGGGTGCTGGCTGGCCGGAGGTGCTTCTCTTTGTGCAAGTGCAGAAATCTTTGCTACAGGCTACCTCATCCCTGTCAGTTTGGTGTGGGGCTCCTGTTCTCTAAGGAGCAGGGTTTGTGACCTGCTTCCTGGAGCCCAGAACGCTGCTTTATCTGGAGTCCCCAGCCTCAGAGGCCGTGTGTCCACCGACTCCCAACCCCATCTggtcccctccctctgcctcttctGTTTCTCGCCTGCTCTCTGGGTTCTGGAACCTGTGGTGAGATGGGGTTGGATTTAGTTTGGCTTTGGCACCATGGTGATCTCCAGACCATTCCCTTCAACCCTGCTTCCAGAGATCTCTCTTGGAGAGAAAGGGTGGAGCACAGTGACTCCcctcttctccccccaccccgcccccacccactaCCCTAGGTGTTCTGGGAAGATGGTATCATGTCTGGCTACCGCCGCCCCACCAGCTCGGCCTTGGACTGTGTCCTCAGCTCTTTCCAGATGACCAACGAGACCGTCAACATCTGGACTCACTTCCTGCCCACCTGGTGAGGGAGGCTCTGTCCCAGGCTTGGGCCTCGAGCTCAAGTGGGTACTCAGGCGGGCCAGGACTGCCTGGGCCCACGGGCTGCAGTGGGAGTCGCCGGGGCTCCGGTGGCCTGAGCACGTGCCCGCCGCAGGTACTTCCTGTGGCGCCTCCTGGCGCTGGCAGCAGGCCTGGGCTTCCGGTCGGAGCCCTACCACTGGCCGCTGCTCGTCTTCCTGCTGCCCGCCTGCCTCTACCCGTTTGCATCGTGCTGCGCGCACACCTTCAGCTCCATGTCGCCCCGCGTGCGTCACATCTGCTACTTCCTGGACTACGGTGCGCTCAGCCTCTACAGCCTGGGTGAGCCCCACGGCGTggcgggcagggggaggggcgTTTCGGGCAGGGCGGGGGTGTGGCACGGGGGTCCTGGGGCGGGGCCTCAGttcctgccccgccccgccccgcccccaggctgCGCCTTCCCCTATGCCGCCTACTCGATGCCGGCCTCCTGGCTGCACAGCCGCCTGCACCAGCTCTTCGTGCCCGCCGCCGCACTCAATTCTTTCCTGTGCACCGGCCTTTCCTGCTACTCCCGGTGGGTTCTCGGCCAGTGGTGAAGGGGAAGGCGGAGGGGCAGACCAGGGCGCCCACAAACACTTGGACACCCAGGACCGCTGGGTGTGCCTGCGCCCCACTGCTCCTGAACAAAACTAGTGGCTGTGGGGCCGTTTATTGAGGCCTTAgtctgcccagagcctgtgcaccaGCACCACCCCGGCTCTGTCTCTCCCACAGCGACCTAAGCGGCCCGTgtctatccccattttatagctgTTGTCACTTACAGAGGAGTTACGTGGCCTAAGGGCTTTCGAAGCCACTAAACATTCCATGGTGGCCAAAggtcccctgccctcctctcacCCCCATCCGAACATAGTGATGGTGACCAGCCTTTCCCTCTTGCCTCCCAGGTTCCCAGAGCTAGAAAGCCCTGGGCTCAGTAAGATCCTCCGCTCGGCCGCCTTCATCTATCCCTTTCTGTTCGACAACCTCCCGCTTTTCTATCGGGTAAGGCTCCTGCTTTCCTATCCTGACCCTCACAGTGCCCAGTCCCACCCCCTCGAGccctgaccccagccctgccACCCACCCTCCTAGCCCAGCATCCAGTCCAGCTGTGCACCCCACCCCCCGTCCTCACCAGATCCCAGACACATGATGTCCAGCCCCAAAGCCCTTCCCTGCCAACCCTGCTTTTCCTTTGCCAGCTGGGACTGTGCTGGGGCAGGGGCCGCAGCTGTGGGCAGGAGGCGCTGAGCACCAGCCACGGCTACCACCTCTTCTGTGCGCTGCTCACTGGCTTCCTCTTTGCCTCTCATCTGCCTGAGCGGCTGGCACCAGGACGCTTTGACTACATCGGTGAGCGCAGACCTGGCCTGGCCGGGGGGCGGTCAGGGAGACAGCTCCCCAGAGCCCTGAGCGAACTAAGAGTGTTCCTGGCAGGGCCCTCAGGTTAACAGCAAAACCAGCAGCACGTATGCCAGGGGCTCTGTGAACAGCAGCTCACTCATAGTTGCTGATAACTCTGGGAACCTTAGGAAACCCTGGGTTTCTTATTCCCAGTTTTAGGGGAGTAGCAGGCCCAGATGATGGGATGCTCGCCATGGATCACAGTACGAATTGGGGCAGCTCTGGGGGTTGGATATGTGTCCTcacctgcccaccctccccacagGCCACAGCCACCAGCTATTCCACATCTGTGCAGTGCTGGGCACGCACTTCCAGCTGGAGGCGGTGCTGACTGATATGGGATCTCGCCGAGCCTGGCTGGCCACGCAGGAACCGCCCCTAGGCCTGGCAGGCACGGTGGCCACTCTGGGCTTGGCAGTGGCTGGGAACTTGCTCATCATTGCCGCTTTCACAGCTTCCCTATTTCGGGCCCCCAGTACATGCCCCCTGCTGCAAGGCGGCTCACTGGAGCGGGGTACAAAGGCCAAACTGCAGTGAGGTCTCAGCTCTGAGTCTGCCCTGGAAAGAGGCAGAGGCCAGGCAGGCCCTCATGTAGGGGAGGAGCCCAGACCCAGGCCTGATAAGATGGGGGCACATCTGAGCCTGGAAGCAAGGGTGGCTGAGGACAGAGCGTGGAGCTGAGAAGGGAACTGGGAAGACAGAGGCGAGGAGAGGGCCTGGGAGGCTGGGAAAGAGCAGGAGGCTCAAGGAGGGGGCTCTTGATGGGGTTGGGAAGTACTGAGGGTCTGAGAGGGGAGGTGCGTGTGTCCAGGCTGGAGCTGCCCCACCTGCCATCgaaggctggggtgggaggcgCTGGGTCCTTTTATCTGGTCCCATTTCTGGTGCTCCTGGAATTTCTGCACAGCCCAGGGAAGAACTAACATGGCTAACCCAGCCCCCCCTGAATGCTTGTTAACCCAGCTCGGAGGCCCGCTTGTGCCCTGCCCCCAGACCAGGCAGCGCTGGCCGCCGGCAGTTCTTGGCCTGTGGCCATGAGGGCATCTGTCCTGGTCCCAACCGTGGACTCCGCATCCAGGCCTCTGGGATCTGGTCTGTTTGGGTGTGTCATGGATGGGGCAGTGGGTTGAAGTGGGGGGAGGGTGCTGGGCTAGAGAGAACCCTAGCTAGACTTTAGGGAGCTACCTTCAATGCTTCTGGAATCAGGcagggataaataaataaatcaacaacAGATTTTGGGACACACTTTCTGGGACTGAAAAAGGGAAAACCTCTGGCTCCACTCGCCATCGTCCCAACGCCTCCTCCTCACACTCCACAGATGGACAAAGAATCACAGCCCCAGTTCCTCTTCTGGAGTTTATTCTAGAGCAGCGGGGATGACGGGGAGGGGTGGGGTCCTGGAGAGAAGCCAGAGCTGGGGGCTGCCAGCCAGGTGGGCAGGGCTGCAAGCTCTAGACTGGGCCGTAGAAGCGCCGATAGGCTTCCTGGAAGCCGATGTGGTCAGCTAGCTCGTCACAGTCAGGGTTGAGCTCACACACCTCCCTCTTGGGCTCCAGCGGATCTGGGTAGGGGGCTGGGGCTCTGAGAACCCACCACACCGGGCATCAGCCTCCATGCAAAGTGCCCGCCCCTCCTCCCACGGGACCTGGGGCTCCAGGGTGCCCCCACAGCAGCCGCTCCTCCCAGCCCATCCTGCAGATGCAGGGCCTTGGCCCAGCACCGCCCCTCCTCTCACCCCAGCCAGTGGTCCAGGTAGCGCCTGAGTCTCTTCACCACCTCGCTGCCCTCCTGCTTGGACACGAaggctgtggagcacaggggcAGGGGTCAGGTGGCTCCCAGTTTGGGTGGATAAGATGAGGAGCAGGCTGGCCTTCCTGAGAGCCAGAtgggagggagcaggaggggagAACGGGACTGAGAGGACTGGGGTAAGAGCGGGTGCTGGGAGTGGGCAGCACCCTCGGAGATATGGGGCATACCCCCGTCCAGCCCACTTCATACCTGCGCCTTTGCCCGACTCTGCATCACCAGGCTTTGCATCTGCAAGGAAAAGGAGCCCAGTTCACCCCTGCTCATCCCTAgagccctccccaccctcccctgcctctggcagcttgctcttccctcctcttcctccacaaGGAGAGAAGGGGGCAAATGGATTAAGACTACAGAAAGCTAGTTAGACTGTCACAGGGACTGCCCGTGGAAGGGGTGAGGAGAGCGTGAGTCCCGGGCACTTACTCTCCCAGCTCCCATGGGCTGGAtctggggcaggggttggggcaCTCACCTGCCCGGCCAGCGAGGCAGAGTGTGGCCAGGGCCAGCAGGGCGAGCAGCATGGGGGTTCTCATGGTGTGTCTGTCAGCGGCTGCGTGGACTTGGCCAGTCTGCTTCTCCCGGCCTCCAGCGCCATTTTATACTCTCTGGGCTGTGCCCCAGAGGCAGGGGTGCGGGCGGGTCATGGGGGAGTCTGCCAGGGCTGTTTGGGGCTCATCCGCCTCAGCTCTGTCGGCCAAACCCCAAAGGAGGTTGTGGTTGGAGCTGTGGCTCCCTGGGCAGGCTCCCAGAGTGATGGAGGAGGGTTCGCCTCAACCCAAGACTGCCAGCTTCCAGAGAGGGTCCCCAGCTCCTCCCCGCAGGGTCGCCCCAGGTCCCCCAGCCCCTACTCTCCCTCTGAGCCCCAGCCTCAGTTTGAGCCATCAGTGGGGCAGGCTGGGAGGGGAGGACGGGGATCCTAGAGAGGAAGGGGGGCCGGGGGTCTAAAATAGAACCGCGCGGAGTTGGGCTGCAGCCTCTCAGACTGTGATTTCCACCACTGGCCCCGTGGGCAGGAGCCAAACCCCAGGGAGGGCGGGCCTGCTGGCAGATGCCCTCATTCGCCCCGAGGAACCCTGTCCTAGAGAGGCCTCGACAGCAGGGGCGGCTCGGCTCTGTGCAGGCCCTGGGCATCAGGACACGGGAAGGGGTTGGGGCAGCACGGGGCCAAGAGCCAAAAGCCAACACGGGTGGGGCCGGGCCTGAGGTTAAGGACAGCCCTTTGGTCTGCCGCCGGCCAGGTGGGCCCTAAGCTGAAGACCTCCTGCCCCGTGCCCCTCACAGGCAGGGACGCAGGGTCTGCATGGGGCAGGAAGATGGAGAGCACCCCTGGGCTCCTGACCACCCcatcctcttcctgccctcacaGCCTCCTCAGTGCCAACCCTGGGGACCTGTCCTCCAAGGGACAGAATATCCAGCTAGAAAACCCGAGAGCTGCTTCTGCCTCAGCTCAGGCTGGAGAAGAGGGGTATGCTCACCCACCCCCGCTCACCGGGTGGAGGCCTGGCAGACACAGCACTGCCCGCCCACCCCCACCTGCGGCTGGGTGTTTGGATACCTCCAGGAGAGAGGAGCCACTGGGCTCAACGTAGGGGGTGGCGTCTGAAGAGGGGCCACCCTGACATCTCCCCAGTGTCCCTGGTGCTCCCAGACAGACCAGCCAGGCCTCTGTCCACAGTGAGGATGACGCTCTCACCCATACCCCTCTCACCCTCCAGTCTGGAGGAGACACCCACCCCACCTTTGGCCAAGTCTCTCCTGATGCCCTGtggccctggctggggaagagggGGCATGACGAGCCAGAGGACAAAGTCCCAGCCTTCTGGAGGGCCCACCACAGAGCCTCTCTCAGAAGCAACCCAAGAGAAAGAGAACGGTGGGCTGGCTTGGACAGAGTGACACTCCGCGGAGGCTTGTCCTGGCCTCAGGGAACCCAAGGGTCCTGGTTTTGGTGACAAGGGGCTTACCAGCCCTTCTGCACATGATGGTCAAATACAGCCCCCACCCGCCCTCCCCAAGACCTCTTGCAGCCCTGCAACCAAGACCTCGATGGGAGCCAGGGCTCTGGTCCAGGGCGGAATCTTGGCCTTGGAGAGTCTGGGGAGAGGCCCAGGCGGAAGCAGCACCCTCACAGATTACAGTGTAGTGGAGGAGGTTTATTTGCGGATGTGGGGAGAGCATGGCAAGGGTCCCTGGGGCTGGCCAGCAAGGGGGCAATCAGGAGACTGGAGACAGATTCCCCGAGCCAGGTCTGAGGGCGGGCTCAGGAACTGGCGGTGTGTGTCAGGGGGGTAGAGTGGCGGGTTGGCCCAAACCTATACGAGAGGAAGCATGGGGCCTGCCTCCCACGGCAGGAGCTGGCCAAGAGTCCTCAAGTTAGGAGAAAACAGGGAGGAATCTGAACGTCGTGTGTGTTTCTGACCCCAAGGAGCCCCAAAGTACAACAGCAATGGAGAGacctccttctccagcagattccATCACTGCTGAGGGACTGTTCTCACATGCAGTTCACTCAGGCCCAGCATCCTGGACCACAGGCCCTTGACCTTGACTGCCCTCTGCTCCTGGGTCTGGCCCTCTCCTCCTCACTCAGGCTCCTTTAGTACGGCCAACAGCTCCTTCTGTTCTCTGTGTAGAGCCTGACATCAATGAGAAAGAACAGACAGATTGGGAGATGAGAAAACCCAAACCCCTTTCCTCCACTGTCCTTGACTCCAGGCCTGAGTTTCTACCAGAATGATATGGAAGGTGTCTGTAACTCATGTCATGGGCCCAGCAGAGCATGTTAGGAAATCCACTCCACTCAGGTGTTTATGGCAGGTTGGGTGGCAGGCTTGGGGCTCCACCTAGGCTGGGCCTCCACAGAGAAGAGCTGACCTTCAGAAAGGTCCCTCAAGTGTCCCCCTGACCCTCTGACCTAGTGGAGATTGCTAGCAGAGACGCTTTCTTAAATGGACTTTCAGCTGGGCtaatggtttagttgctaagctgtatccaactcttttcgaccccatggatggtagcctgccaggcttttctgtccatagggatctccaggcaagactacaggagtgggttgctatttccttctccaggggatctgcccaacccagggatcaaacccatatctcctgctctgcaggcgaagctttaccactgagccactggggaagcccttcagCTGGACTAGACATGGAAATTGTGGTAGAAGGGGCTCTTTGGGCTCACACAGGACGCAGCGCTGAGCACACCTGACCCACTTCAGACAATGGCTAGGATCTGCACCTGTCGGGGAGAGGTATGGCTCTAAGAGCAGGGTGCGTCCTTCCTCTTAGAACAGAAGCACCAAATGTCACAGCTGGCAGGGCTCTGGGGATCACTGTTTGGCCACTTTGGAAGCCAGAGCCCAGTCAGGGAAGTGACGTTTGGCCTCACAGTGATGGAGTGGCAATGTCAGAGCAGCCTGAGGACCCAGCAAGGCAGCCCTAAGAGCACCCGAGACACAACTCTGAGCCATGGAACCCGCCCCAGGAGACAGGACCAGGCTGAGGGCCTCGGCTACCCGTCCTGGGCCCTGCCATGCAGACCTGGGCCACTACACAACACGATGCTGCACGACAGTACACCCCCAGGGCCGGAGGCTGAGGAGTGAAGACAAGAGGAAGCAGAGCAGGACACAGCCTTTCTCTCGCCGCCGCCTCTCTGAGGCCTCGGTGCCTTGCTGAGGCTGGGGCACAGCCTTCAGGTTCCCCTGACTGGTCTTGGGAGGAGACCAGGGAACCCAAGAGTCATGGATCTGGGGACCTATCCTGCTCAGGATCAGGAGGGTTTGCCCCAGGAAGGGAGCTGTCAAGTGGCCACAATAGACACCAGCTGGACATCTGAATGGTGGACAGAACCCACCGGCGGTTGGGTTCAAGCCCCACTAGAAGCCCTCTTTGGGAATCGTGCTTTGAGCAGCAAGGAAACCCCCTCATCACTCTGTAGCCACACTTGCCGTCTGTGTCACCCAGCCTGTCACCCCTTCCCTTTGTTTACCAACCTGGCCCCAAGTGACTTTGGGCCACTTTCAGAATAGGGTTTACCCTCAAGGACATGCTTTTTTTACAGGGAGGCTATGTTGTAGGTATGCTGACACTCTAGAAGTTGTTCTGAAGTACACATTTTAAAGGTACCGGGCAGTGGTCACGTGGAGTTGAGCCGCCATGGCTATGGAGTGTTGACCCTGACTGCGACAGGCAGAAGCCGCCCCTGGGCACGCCACTTGCTCTCTCTGGGCCCATTTTCTCCTCAGCTGCCACAGGGGACGGCGGGCCTGAGGGCCGGGCTGGGGCGCTCACCTGCCAGGCCTGCTGCCGGGCCTGGGCCTGCAGCTGCAGCTCCTCCAGCTGCCTGCGCCCAGCCAGGACGGCGTCCGCCAGCTGCCTGTTCTCGGCCTCCTGCCTCTGCACACGACGCTGCAGGGCATCCCGCTGCTGCAGCAAGTAGGGCGCCATGGCGCTGCGCAGGTCCTTCTCCGGGATCCCACTGGGGCGCCTGCAGGGGGCgcaggggtggggacagggaagaGGAGGTGGTGGGGTGAGGCCTCTCCTCCAAGCCCAGGTGGCACGCCCACCTTCCGCTGAGCTGAGCTGGCTCTCGAGGCCTCTCCTGTGGTCCCTCACTCCCAAACCCAATCGCATGGCTCCTGCTCCTGAAGGGAACGCAGACCCCTGTCCCTCAGCTTCCGCTCCCAGGAACCCACCTCTCCCCTTTTCACCAGTCTGCACCCTAGCCTTCCTCCTTTCATCCACATACGCTCTCCCCAGCTCTACCCCTCCAGGGCTGGAGGCAGCTTTCCTCTGTGCTTGTGACCATGTGACCATGCGCCTTGCTGGGGCGTCCCTGCTGTCAGACTGTAAGCTGGAGAGATGGGCACAGGGTGGTGGCCCAAGAGCAGGCCCAGACCCCCAGAGGCCATGGCTGGCTAACGTGGGAAGATAAGGAAAGACAGATCTGAGAACGCAAGATTATAGGGGGTTCTGAGTGCCCAGAGTGAGGAGATGGGTCAGTTCTGATGGGCAGGGGCATAGAAGCCACTGTAGGttctttaaaaatcctttgtcagttataaAAGGTAATTCTCTTCAGTTATAAAGAACATAAAGCATTAAACTGGAAAGCACAAAAAAGGTTTTCCCTCCTCCTGACCTAGGCGTCTGCTCAGGCAGGGAGTGGAGGCAGGAGCTCCGGCCACTGTGATTTCGGTGGCCTCAGCTCTGCACTCCCGTCCCCAGGGCCCCCGCTCTGTCCTGCCCAGGACAGCCAGGCAGCGGGTCTGCCCCCGGAATGACAGCTCCCGGACAGCAGGTCTTTCCTGTCTTAGTCACTGGCGAACTCCTGGCATGAAGAACAGTTCTGGGCGTAGAGTAAGAGCtcctaaaatatttgttgaatgaacaaatgaataaaaaccaGATGCTTGGGCCAGACTAAACGACCTAAGAGTCCAAACGTCTCTATTCCACCTCATCCCACTCCCTCTGTCTACCCTCTCTCCCACAGGCCACGTGGGTCCTGAAACGAGCTGCCTGGGAAGATTTCTCTCATCCCAGGCACCTCAGCCCCCAGGATGACACACGTTTGCCCCCAGCTCTCCCTCCCCAGAGGGGCTACGCATTTGTCTCTCTGTGCCGGGGCACTGTTCGGTGTTGGCCCTCTCCACCTGTCCCTGTCACAGGGTCCTCTCAAGGGCCATGAGCCCACAGTCTCATGAACGTGGTTCCACCAGAAAAGCTCCCTCAAAATGCTGAAATgctgggacttcctgggtgggcCAGTGgaggcccgggttccatcccggGTCACAAAAGTAGatcgatcccacatgccgcgcaactaagacccagcacagccaaataaaagaaaaaaaaattttttttctaagatgcTGAAATGCTGCCTCTTTCCCTATGAGCCTGCCTGTGGCCAGGGGAGCAGGCAACGCCCTTCTCACCAGGCTTGCTCCTTGCggtctttgctttcttccacaaTCGCGTCCAATGCAATCAGGACAGCTTCCAGGTTTCCCTCAGCTTTGATTTCAGAGATTTCCTCCTGGAGGGAAAACAGGAAGGAGCTATAATGATACTAGACAATTCCATATGCTGAACTACTAACGGCACTTAGTAAAATTCTGGCTGATTTAAATTCTGTCTTCATACAAGCAGTCCAACTTTCCTACATGTGACTTTTATAAGTAAGGAAGTACAACAcagaaaacactttaaaagagtctgcatgggcttccctggtggtccagtggttaagaatcgcctgacaatgcaggggacgccGGTTCAGtccgtggtccaggaagatcccacgtgccacagggcaactaagcctgtgtgctacaagtATCGAGCCTGTACTttggagcccatgagctgcaacctcgaagcctgtgtgccacagagCCCgcgctctgccacaagagaagctactgcagcgagaagcccgagcatcgcagctagagagtagctcccactccccacaactggagaaagcccacaatcagcaacaaagatccagcacagttaaaaaaaaattttttttttaaagagcctgCAGCAATACGCCCCTCCTGCCCATCATCTCTGAAGGCTGCAGCCCCTGCAGTTCCCCCCACGCCCGAGCGCCCCCAgctgacagcacacacacattctgatGCTTAACGAGGCCCATCCTGGAGCGTGCCAGCATGGAACTGCGACTCCCCAGGGAGAGTTCATGGCACCCTGTCCTTTCCTGTGCCCCCTCCAGCATGCAGTTCCCGTGAATTCAACCATTTGCTAAACGCATCCTCTGCCAGGCTTTGCAGCAGGTGCTGgagaaacacagggaaaaaaaaaaaaaaaaaaacacagggaaGCAGAACCAGGCCTGCCCTCGCTGAGCTCCCAAGGTCAGGTGGGACAGCAACTATAACCACCATTACAGCACAGGACAGGAGGCACTGGAGACACCCACATCATTTGGAGGGAAGGGAAGGCGGCCACTGCAGCCCCTGGGCACAGGGGATAGTCCTGGGGACTGAGGGTAGACGGAGGCCAAGGGCAGGGTCCCTGCCTTCAGGGGGCTGACGACCTGGAAGACAGGACCCGAACCGAGAGTGCCTGCGGGCATTCTTGCCACTCACCTGGATAGAAGTCTGCAACTGAGTTACAAACTTGTCATAGATGCGCTGGGTCATCTCAGGCTGCAACTGGTAGAAGCGCTTGTAACAGTCAGTGAACCTCTGGAAGCTGGTGGGAGGGGAGAAGGCGCAGGTTGGGGATTCAGAGTCATCAGCTGGCGCCTGGGCAGCCCTGCCCCTCATCACAGGGCTCGAGGCCTCGTCTCCATGACTCTGGCTAATGGCAGTGGGGGCAGAGTCTCATCTGCAGCTCTGGTCACTGAGGATGGCTCAGCCCCTCCAGTCTTCCCACTCCCTCTCAGCAGAGCCCCGGCTGAATTCAGGTGTCTCCCTCTGAAGGGTGGGTCACAATCGGGCCAGCCACAGTACTTAAACTCGACCTTACAAAGCACCAAATCACCAGGAGGGCTGATGAAGACTCAGACCACTGCCCCCGCCCCCATTCTGAACAAGCTCCCAGgcgatgctgatgctgctggcctgTGCCCCTCACTTTGAGAATCTCTGGTCCTTCCAGTGCCCTTGCAGGGCTGCATTAGGACAGGGTATGTGGCCGCTGGGAGAGGTTTCCTTACTCCTAAAAAGAGCCACACAGGAAGAACTGATGCCCATTCTGTGGGACTTAACTATACCTAGGTGATGCTCCAGCCCCCAGCAACCACAGAGGCAGagcaggaagagggaaagaaCCGGGTCTCAGATCATCAAGCCGCTGGAAACATCAAGCTGGAGCCATCCTACCTCGGGGC
Coding sequences within:
- the PAQR6 gene encoding membrane progestin receptor delta isoform X2, translating into MLSLKLPQLLRVHQVPRVRDSPAPTSQGAGWPEVFWEDGIMSGYRRPTSSALDCVLSSFQMTNETVNIWTHFLPTWYFLWRLLALAAGLGFRSEPYHWPLLVFLLPACLYPFASCCAHTFSSMSPRVRHICYFLDYGALSLYSLGCAFPYAAYSMPASWLHSRLHQLFVPAAALNSFLCTGLSCYSRFPELESPGLSKILRSAAFIYPFLFDNLPLFYRLGLCWGRGRSCGQEALSTSHGYHLFCALLTGFLFASHLPERLAPGRFDYIGHSHQLFHICAVLGTHFQLEAVLTDMGSRRAWLATQEPPLGLAGTVATLGLAVAGNLLIIAAFTASLFRAPSTCPLLQGGSLERGTKAKLQ
- the PAQR6 gene encoding membrane progestin receptor delta isoform X3, with product MLSLKLPQLLRVHQVPRVFWEDGIMSGYRRPTSSALDCVLSSFQMTNETVNIWTHFLPTWYFLWRLLALAAGLGFRSEPYHWPLLVFLLPACLYPFASCCAHTFSSMSPRVRHICYFLDYGALSLYSLGCAFPYAAYSMPASWLHSRLHQLFVPAAALNSFLCTGLSCYSRFPELESPGLSKILRSAAFIYPFLFDNLPLFYRLGLCWGRGRSCGQEALSTSHGYHLFCALLTGFLFASHLPERLAPGRFDYIGHSHQLFHICAVLGTHFQLEAVLTDMGSRRAWLATQEPPLGLAGTVATLGLAVAGNLLIIAAFTASLFRAPSTCPLLQGGSLERGTKAKLQ
- the PAQR6 gene encoding membrane progestin receptor delta isoform X1, with the translated sequence MGLGHPALLPEGWTRLGLFPCSLCLPHPAQAWPACLPLLSLPLARLARARDPPVEPGACRPSGLGAPIKLWVFWEDGIMSGYRRPTSSALDCVLSSFQMTNETVNIWTHFLPTWYFLWRLLALAAGLGFRSEPYHWPLLVFLLPACLYPFASCCAHTFSSMSPRVRHICYFLDYGALSLYSLGCAFPYAAYSMPASWLHSRLHQLFVPAAALNSFLCTGLSCYSRFPELESPGLSKILRSAAFIYPFLFDNLPLFYRLGLCWGRGRSCGQEALSTSHGYHLFCALLTGFLFASHLPERLAPGRFDYIGHSHQLFHICAVLGTHFQLEAVLTDMGSRRAWLATQEPPLGLAGTVATLGLAVAGNLLIIAAFTASLFRAPSTCPLLQGGSLERGTKAKLQ
- the BGLAP gene encoding osteocalcin, which gives rise to MRTPMLLALLALATLCLAGRADAKPGDAESGKGAAFVSKQEGSEVVKRLRRYLDHWLGAPAPYPDPLEPKREVCELNPDCDELADHIGFQEAYRRFYGPV
- the PMF1 gene encoding polyamine-modulated factor 1 isoform X1: MAEASSVNVGSGCAEKGPEELSQEPARPGTNISRVKLFDTMVDTFLQKLVAAGSFQRFTDCYKRFYQLQPEMTQRIYDKFVTQLQTSIQEEISEIKAEGNLEAVLIALDAIVEESKDRKEQAWRPSGIPEKDLRSAMAPYLLQQRDALQRRVQRQEAENRQLADAVLAGRRQLEELQLQAQARQQAWQALHREQKELLAVLKEPE
- the PMF1 gene encoding polyamine-modulated factor 1 isoform X2; this encodes MAEASSVNVGSGCAEKGPEELSQEPARPGTNISRVKLFDTMVDTFLQKLVAAGSFQRFTDCYKRFYQLQPEMTQRIYDKFVTQLQTSIQEEISEIKAEGNLEAVLIALDAIVEESKDRKEQACSGMPCSVVCRGRRPRTGSWRTPSWLGAGSWRSCSCRPRPGSRPGRLYTENRRSCWPY